A genomic region of Lachnoclostridium edouardi contains the following coding sequences:
- the dpaL gene encoding diaminopropionate ammonia-lyase, producing the protein MADEFKLVKIKEIPEKYNISFLSEKEAEKVQKFHASFPVYDKTPLASFPDTAKALGLGDIFVKDESYRFGLNAFKVLGGSYAIGNYMAKKLGEDISRLTFEQLASDETREQLGEIIFVTATDGNHGRGVAWTARQLKQRAVVYMPKGSALERLHNIQAEGAEAEITDMNYDQAVRLANKQAADKGWVMVQDTAWEGYENIPTWIMQGYGTMGFEAYKQLSKPPTHIFLQAGVGSMAGAVTGFFANVYKENKPLITIVEPNKADCLFRTAKADDGKLHFVTGDMDTIMAGLACGEPCSIGWNVLRSYADYFISCPDYTAAKGMRILGNPAGQDKKIISGESGASAFGCVAEIMTNPKLEHLKKELKLDENSTVLFFSTEGDTDKENYKAIVWDGAYFSGRR; encoded by the coding sequence ATGGCAGATGAATTTAAATTAGTAAAAATAAAGGAAATCCCGGAAAAATACAACATTAGCTTTTTAAGCGAGAAAGAGGCAGAAAAGGTTCAGAAATTCCACGCCAGCTTTCCTGTATATGACAAGACGCCTTTGGCTTCTTTTCCTGATACAGCAAAGGCTCTTGGACTGGGAGATATTTTTGTGAAAGACGAGTCTTACCGTTTTGGACTAAATGCGTTTAAGGTTTTAGGCGGCAGCTATGCAATAGGAAATTATATGGCCAAAAAACTGGGAGAAGATATAAGCAGGCTGACGTTTGAACAGCTGGCGTCTGATGAGACCAGAGAACAGCTGGGGGAAATTATATTTGTTACAGCTACAGACGGAAATCACGGAAGAGGGGTGGCGTGGACGGCCAGACAATTAAAACAGCGGGCAGTTGTGTATATGCCAAAGGGCAGCGCCCTGGAGCGGCTTCACAATATTCAGGCAGAGGGAGCAGAGGCAGAGATTACTGATATGAATTATGACCAGGCCGTAAGACTGGCAAATAAACAGGCGGCAGATAAAGGCTGGGTTATGGTTCAGGATACAGCCTGGGAGGGCTACGAAAATATTCCGACTTGGATTATGCAGGGCTACGGAACTATGGGATTTGAGGCTTATAAACAGCTTTCCAAACCGCCTACCCACATATTCCTTCAGGCAGGCGTAGGCTCTATGGCGGGGGCTGTTACAGGTTTTTTTGCAAATGTGTACAAGGAAAATAAACCCTTAATCACTATTGTGGAGCCTAATAAGGCAGACTGTTTATTTCGCACAGCAAAGGCAGACGACGGGAAGCTTCATTTTGTAACAGGAGATATGGATACAATTATGGCCGGTCTGGCCTGCGGAGAGCCCTGCAGTATTGGCTGGAATGTGCTGAGAAGCTATGCAGATTATTTTATATCCTGTCCGGATTACACGGCGGCGAAAGGAATGAGAATACTGGGCAATCCGGCAGGGCAGGATAAAAAGATAATTTCAGGAGAAAGCGGCGCTTCCGCTTTTGGCTGTGTGGCGGAAATTATGACCAATCCTAAGCTGGAACATTTGAAAAAGGAACTGAAATTAGATGAGAATTCCACAGTATTGTTTTTCAGTACAGAAGGAGATACAGATAAGGAAAATTATAAAGCTATTGTGTGGGACGGAGCCTATTTTAGCGGCAGAAGGTAA
- a CDS encoding sigma-54 interaction domain-containing protein, with translation MNRSILLEIQETVMKYADIMSKISGIDVEVVDENLFRVAGTGLFADKVNEDMSQEAYVYRHILETGRPQIIYQPGEAAFCQSCPKKENCGEEIEISMPVRLERKIIGVIGLVGSTLKQKNMILKNEKMYLELVEQITDFITAKAAEILEMEKMEALMATLECTMNRVEQGILILSNKGSVTAANDSARKQLKLEVSEKSQIQIEPTGDSMNGQTEYRIAARGCTHQVLGQLYDLEQAGGLYSQVFVFTDNKDYHNKLYEMTATLNVGSIIGSSKRTGELRQEISKIAGSTSTVLITGESGTGKELVATAIWKASQRKDKRFIAINCAAIPEPLLESELFGYVKGAFTGADPNGRIGKFELANHGVIFLDEIGDMPLYLQAKLLRVLQERKITRIGSNQVIPIDIRVIAATNRDLKTMIKDNKFREDLYYRLNVIPLQIAPLRERKEDIIDLTEFFSRRYSRLFGKTLKGIDSQALEALQNHRWTGNVRELENTIEFMVNMIGEDGILTVKTLPRGFLKDDQTEDLNEARENKAFLNVEEHEDGLIIPMKELEKQAIWAALNKFGRDTEGKKKAAKALGIGLATLYRKLENF, from the coding sequence TTGAACAGAAGTATTTTGCTGGAGATTCAGGAAACAGTAATGAAATATGCAGACATTATGTCTAAAATATCTGGAATTGATGTGGAAGTAGTAGATGAAAATTTGTTTCGCGTTGCAGGCACAGGCCTGTTTGCAGATAAAGTGAATGAGGACATGTCCCAGGAGGCCTATGTATACCGCCATATTTTAGAAACAGGAAGGCCTCAGATTATTTATCAGCCTGGGGAGGCGGCGTTTTGTCAAAGCTGTCCTAAAAAAGAGAACTGCGGGGAGGAAATTGAAATATCTATGCCGGTGCGCCTGGAAAGAAAGATAATTGGAGTAATCGGCTTGGTAGGCAGTACTTTAAAGCAGAAAAACATGATTTTAAAAAATGAAAAAATGTATTTGGAGCTGGTGGAACAAATTACAGATTTTATTACAGCTAAAGCGGCGGAAATTTTGGAGATGGAGAAAATGGAAGCTTTAATGGCTACTTTAGAATGTACAATGAACCGGGTAGAGCAGGGAATTCTAATATTAAGCAATAAAGGCAGCGTTACTGCGGCCAATGATTCTGCCAGAAAGCAGCTGAAGCTTGAGGTTTCAGAAAAAAGCCAGATTCAGATTGAGCCTACAGGGGACAGTATGAACGGACAGACAGAGTACAGAATTGCAGCCAGAGGCTGCACTCATCAGGTGCTGGGACAGCTGTATGATTTGGAGCAGGCAGGAGGCCTGTATTCCCAGGTATTTGTATTTACAGACAATAAAGATTACCACAATAAATTGTATGAGATGACGGCCACTTTAAATGTAGGCAGTATTATTGGCAGCAGTAAAAGAACTGGGGAACTGAGACAGGAAATCAGTAAAATCGCCGGCAGCACCTCCACAGTGTTAATTACAGGGGAAAGCGGCACGGGAAAAGAACTGGTGGCCACAGCTATCTGGAAAGCCAGCCAAAGGAAGGATAAAAGATTTATTGCAATTAACTGCGCGGCTATTCCTGAGCCTTTGCTGGAGTCAGAGCTGTTCGGCTACGTAAAAGGGGCGTTTACAGGAGCGGACCCAAACGGCAGAATCGGAAAATTTGAGCTGGCAAACCATGGAGTAATATTTTTAGATGAAATCGGAGATATGCCTCTTTATCTTCAGGCAAAGTTATTAAGGGTGCTTCAGGAAAGAAAAATCACCCGTATTGGCTCTAACCAGGTAATTCCTATTGATATCAGAGTAATTGCAGCAACCAACAGAGACTTAAAAACTATGATAAAGGACAATAAATTCAGGGAGGATTTGTACTACAGGTTAAATGTGATTCCCCTTCAAATCGCCCCTTTAAGGGAGAGGAAGGAGGACATTATAGATCTGACAGAATTTTTCTCCAGGCGGTATTCCAGGCTGTTTGGAAAAACCTTAAAAGGAATTGACAGCCAGGCTTTAGAAGCTTTGCAGAACCACAGATGGACAGGAAATGTAAGAGAGCTGGAAAATACTATAGAGTTTATGGTAAATATGATTGGGGAGGACGGAATTCTGACAGTGAAAACACTTCCCAGAGGTTTTTTAAAGGATGACCAGACGGAGGATTTAAATGAGGCAAGGGAAAATAAAGCTTTTTTGAACGTGGAGGAGCATGAAGACGGCTTGATTATTCCAATGAAAGAGCTTGAGAAGCAGGCGATCTGGGCGGCCTTAAATAAATTTGGAAGAGACACTGAAGGGAAGAAAAAAGCAGCTAAGGCGTTGGGAATCGGTTTGGCCACACTTTACAGAAAGCTGGAGAACTTTTAA
- a CDS encoding YgeY family selenium metabolism-linked hydrolase: protein MLSKEREEQVIKLCQKMIRQRSYSGEEEGAAKVLKENMEAMGFDQVAIDGYGNIIGCIKGKLPGKRLLFDGHIDTVPVSDEKEWPYPPFAAEIHDGKIYGRGTSDMKGAVAAMTCAAAAFAADTGKDFPGEIYVAGVVHEECFEGVAARAISQAVKPDYVVIGEASHLNLKVGQRGRGEIVVETFGVPCHSANPEKGVNAVYKMAKVIEAIRTLQPPCHPVLGEGILELTDIKSEPYPGASVVPEYCRATYDRRLLVGETKESVLKPLNDLMEKLMAEDTDLKVKVSYAVGREKCYTGSEIFGERFFPGWLYHKESDFVQDVLKELKEMGYDPEVTQYNFCTNGSHYAGEAGIKTFGLGPSRENLAHTVGEYIEIEQLTKAADCYYGVMKALLK from the coding sequence ATGTTAAGCAAAGAAAGGGAAGAGCAGGTTATAAAGCTTTGTCAGAAGATGATTAGACAGAGAAGCTATTCCGGGGAGGAAGAAGGGGCAGCAAAGGTTTTAAAAGAAAATATGGAAGCCATGGGCTTTGACCAGGTGGCTATTGACGGCTACGGAAATATTATTGGGTGCATAAAGGGAAAACTGCCTGGAAAGCGGCTGCTTTTTGACGGACATATTGACACAGTTCCTGTATCAGATGAAAAAGAGTGGCCCTATCCTCCCTTTGCGGCAGAAATCCATGACGGAAAAATATACGGCCGCGGAACCAGCGACATGAAAGGCGCCGTTGCCGCAATGACATGTGCCGCCGCAGCCTTTGCTGCAGATACGGGAAAAGATTTTCCAGGAGAAATATATGTTGCAGGCGTTGTACATGAAGAGTGCTTTGAAGGCGTTGCCGCAAGAGCAATCAGCCAGGCAGTAAAGCCGGATTATGTGGTGATCGGGGAGGCTTCCCATCTGAATTTAAAGGTAGGACAGAGGGGAAGAGGAGAAATTGTTGTAGAAACCTTCGGGGTGCCCTGCCATTCTGCAAATCCGGAGAAGGGAGTAAACGCTGTTTATAAAATGGCAAAGGTCATTGAAGCTATCCGCACATTGCAGCCCCCCTGTCATCCAGTGCTGGGAGAAGGGATTTTGGAGCTGACTGATATTAAATCAGAGCCTTATCCGGGAGCTTCCGTAGTGCCGGAATACTGCAGAGCCACATATGACAGAAGACTTTTAGTGGGGGAAACAAAGGAAAGTGTATTAAAGCCTTTAAACGATTTGATGGAAAAGCTGATGGCGGAGGATACTGATTTGAAGGTAAAGGTATCATATGCAGTGGGCAGGGAAAAATGCTATACAGGCAGCGAGATTTTTGGGGAGCGGTTCTTTCCGGGATGGCTGTATCATAAGGAATCTGATTTTGTTCAGGATGTGTTAAAGGAATTAAAGGAAATGGGGTATGATCCGGAAGTTACACAGTACAATTTTTGCACCAACGGAAGCCATTATGCAGGGGAGGCGGGAATAAAAACATTTGGACTGGGACCGTCCAGGGAAAATCTGGCTCATACAGTTGGAGAATATATTGAAATTGAACAGCTGACAAAGGCTGCAGATTGTTACTATGGGGTAATGAAAGCCTTATTAAAATAA
- a CDS encoding recombinase family protein has translation MNNRIDAIYARQSVDKKDSISIESQIEFCKYELKGGNCKEYTDKGYSGKNTDRPKFQELVRDIKRGLIAKVVVYKLDRISRSILDFANMMELFQQYNVEFVSSTEKFDTSTPMGRAMLNICIVFAQLERETIQKRVTDAYYSRSQRGFKMGGKAPYGFHTEPIKMDGINTKKLVVNPEEAANIRLMFEMYAQPTTSYGDITRYFAEQGILFNGKELIRPTLAQMLRNPVYVQADLDVYEFFKSQGTIIVNDAADFTGMNGCYLYQGRDVKPSKKNDLKDQMLVLAPHEGIVPSDIWLTCRKKLMNNMKIQSARKATHTWLAGKIKCGNCGYALMSINNPVGKQYLRCTKRLDNKSCAGCGKIITSELEAVVYQQMVKKLASYKTLTGRKKAAKANPKIAALQVELLHVDSEIEKLVDSLTGANNVLLSYVNVKIAELDGRKQELLARIAELTVEAISPEQVSQISGYLDTWDNVSFDDKRRVVDLMITTVAATSDSLNITWKI, from the coding sequence ATGAATAATCGAATAGACGCAATCTATGCAAGACAATCGGTGGACAAAAAGGACAGCATTTCCATTGAAAGCCAGATTGAATTTTGCAAATACGAGTTGAAAGGCGGTAACTGCAAGGAATACACAGACAAGGGGTACAGCGGCAAGAACACAGACCGTCCGAAGTTTCAAGAACTGGTGCGGGACATCAAGCGGGGCTTGATTGCAAAGGTCGTGGTTTACAAGCTCGACCGTATCAGCCGTTCCATTCTGGACTTTGCCAATATGATGGAGCTGTTCCAACAGTACAATGTAGAGTTTGTGTCCTCTACGGAAAAGTTTGATACCTCCACCCCGATGGGGCGGGCGATGCTGAATATCTGTATCGTGTTCGCCCAGCTTGAACGGGAAACGATACAGAAGCGGGTGACGGACGCTTATTATTCCCGCAGCCAGCGAGGCTTCAAGATGGGTGGGAAAGCCCCTTACGGCTTCCATACAGAGCCGATTAAGATGGACGGTATCAACACAAAGAAGCTGGTGGTAAACCCGGAGGAAGCGGCAAATATCCGGCTGATGTTTGAGATGTACGCCCAGCCCACAACCTCCTACGGGGACATTACCCGGTACTTTGCCGAACAGGGAATTTTATTCAACGGCAAGGAACTAATACGCCCCACGCTGGCGCAGATGTTACGCAATCCTGTCTATGTGCAGGCAGACCTTGATGTGTACGAATTTTTCAAAAGTCAAGGGACAATCATTGTCAATGACGCTGCCGATTTTACCGGCATGAATGGCTGCTATCTGTATCAAGGGCGGGATGTGAAGCCCAGCAAAAAGAACGACTTGAAAGACCAAATGCTGGTGCTGGCTCCCCATGAGGGCATTGTCCCCTCCGACATCTGGCTGACCTGCCGCAAGAAGCTGATGAACAACATGAAAATCCAGTCTGCCCGAAAAGCCACCCATACATGGCTGGCGGGAAAAATCAAGTGCGGAAACTGCGGGTATGCCCTTATGAGCATTAACAATCCTGTGGGAAAGCAATATCTCCGCTGCACAAAGCGGCTGGACAATAAAAGCTGTGCCGGGTGCGGGAAAATCATCACTTCGGAGCTGGAAGCGGTTGTTTATCAGCAGATGGTGAAGAAGCTGGCAAGCTACAAAACGCTGACGGGCAGAAAAAAAGCGGCAAAGGCAAACCCGAAAATCGCCGCCCTGCAAGTGGAACTTCTCCATGTGGACAGCGAGATTGAAAAGCTGGTGGACAGTCTGACGGGTGCAAACAATGTTCTGCTCTCCTATGTGAATGTGAAGATAGCGGAACTGGACGGACGCAAGCAGGAACTTCTGGCGAGGATAGCGGAGTTGACGGTGGAAGCCATCAGCCCGGAACAGGTCAGCCAGATTTCCGGCTACCTCGACACATGGGACAATGTATCCTTTGATGACAAGCGGCGTGTGGTGGATTTGATGATTACCACCGTTGCCGCTACAAGTGACAGCTTGAACATCACATGGAAAATCTGA
- a CDS encoding amino acid ABC transporter permease has protein sequence MISKIGAMMPQLLAGMGVSIQIFVVTLLFSLPLGLIVAFGRMSKNPVVRTVSKFYISIMRGTPLMLQLMVVYFGPYYLFKIKVTNDYRLWATFIGFVINYSAYFAEIYRSGIQSMPVGQYEAAKLLGYGRGQTFFQIILPQVIKRILPSVTNEVITLVKDTSLAFTISVMEMFTIAKQLASAQASMTPFIAAGLFYYIFNLLVAAVMDAVEKKLSYYQ, from the coding sequence ATGATTTCAAAAATAGGGGCTATGATGCCTCAGCTGCTGGCAGGTATGGGAGTCAGCATACAGATTTTTGTGGTGACTCTGCTGTTTTCCCTGCCTTTGGGGCTGATAGTGGCTTTTGGAAGAATGTCAAAAAATCCAGTGGTGAGAACAGTAAGTAAGTTCTACATATCTATTATGAGGGGAACCCCTCTTATGCTGCAGCTGATGGTAGTTTATTTCGGACCGTATTATTTATTTAAAATTAAGGTGACAAATGATTACCGGCTGTGGGCTACATTTATTGGTTTTGTAATTAATTATTCTGCATATTTTGCAGAGATTTACCGCAGCGGAATCCAGTCTATGCCTGTAGGCCAGTATGAGGCGGCAAAGCTTTTGGGCTACGGCAGAGGGCAGACGTTTTTCCAGATTATTCTGCCCCAGGTAATAAAACGGATTCTGCCTTCAGTGACTAATGAGGTAATCACTTTAGTAAAGGATACTTCCCTGGCATTTACCATCAGCGTTATGGAAATGTTTACCATAGCAAAGCAGCTGGCCTCCGCTCAGGCCAGCATGACGCCTTTTATTGCAGCAGGATTATTTTATTATATTTTTAACCTGTTAGTGGCTGCTGTTATGGATGCAGTTGAGAAAAAACTTTCTTACTATCAATAG
- the hydA gene encoding dihydropyrimidinase has protein sequence MYDLIIKNGLVVSPSSTVKCDVAVNGRKIAGLGHYDESEGKRVIWAEGKYVLPGVIEAHMHCQAPFQGCLGANSFYEQSVSAAFGGVTMYMDFANMGKGDSPLVQALARADEMKESAIDYSVHGKFVESTPEAIADIEKMADQGIPTFKMFMTYKKEGVMSDDETMLKVFEKAKQVGGLPMVHCESNGIAETNIEKCREKDDMSWVNFAKCKPVICEAEAFARAVYFAQCVGNALLVVHTTNGEALNTARRAHEKGTPLYVETGPHYLTLFDNLYKEENGHLAICSPPLRTPKEAAELWEGLKDGTILLTGSDDCTFDIDEKSMFLEKKPDGTWKQDFTKVVNGISGIEIRLPLLLSEGVSKGRISINKVCELTSTNIAKIYGCYPQKGIIAPGSDADLVLVDMEKEVTLSKDVLHNNISYCLHEGFKVKGYPVMTIAKGKILVEEGEFKGEKGAGEFIRRKIDPQYLERYGLN, from the coding sequence ATGTACGATTTAATTATTAAAAACGGATTAGTGGTGTCGCCTTCATCTACAGTAAAATGCGATGTAGCTGTAAACGGAAGAAAGATTGCAGGTTTAGGCCATTATGATGAATCAGAGGGAAAACGGGTAATTTGGGCGGAGGGCAAATATGTGCTTCCTGGGGTGATTGAGGCTCATATGCACTGTCAGGCTCCTTTCCAGGGGTGTTTGGGGGCAAACAGCTTTTATGAGCAAAGCGTCAGCGCTGCTTTTGGAGGAGTTACAATGTATATGGATTTTGCCAATATGGGAAAGGGGGACTCTCCCCTCGTTCAGGCGCTGGCAAGAGCAGATGAGATGAAGGAATCGGCCATTGACTACAGCGTACACGGAAAATTTGTAGAATCTACCCCTGAGGCCATTGCTGATATTGAGAAAATGGCAGACCAGGGAATCCCTACATTTAAAATGTTTATGACATACAAAAAAGAAGGGGTTATGAGCGATGATGAAACCATGCTGAAGGTATTTGAGAAAGCAAAGCAGGTAGGCGGACTTCCTATGGTTCACTGTGAAAGTAATGGCATTGCGGAGACCAACATAGAAAAATGCCGGGAAAAGGATGATATGAGCTGGGTGAACTTTGCCAAATGCAAGCCTGTTATCTGCGAGGCAGAGGCTTTTGCACGAGCCGTATATTTTGCTCAGTGTGTGGGAAACGCCCTTTTAGTGGTACATACTACAAATGGGGAGGCTTTAAATACAGCCAGAAGAGCTCACGAAAAAGGCACTCCTCTTTATGTGGAAACAGGGCCTCATTACTTAACATTGTTTGACAACTTGTACAAAGAAGAAAACGGCCATCTGGCTATTTGCTCTCCGCCTTTGCGCACCCCTAAGGAAGCTGCAGAATTGTGGGAAGGATTAAAGGACGGAACAATTCTTCTTACAGGCTCTGACGATTGTACATTTGATATTGATGAAAAATCTATGTTTTTAGAGAAAAAACCTGACGGAACATGGAAACAGGATTTTACTAAGGTAGTAAACGGAATCAGCGGAATTGAAATCAGACTGCCGCTTTTACTGTCTGAAGGTGTTTCTAAAGGCAGAATTTCCATTAATAAGGTATGTGAACTGACAAGCACAAATATTGCAAAGATTTACGGATGTTATCCTCAAAAAGGTATTATCGCTCCAGGTTCAGATGCAGATCTGGTGTTGGTAGATATGGAGAAGGAGGTAACTCTTTCTAAGGATGTTCTTCACAATAATATTAGCTACTGTCTCCATGAAGGATTTAAAGTAAAGGGTTATCCTGTTATGACGATAGCCAAAGGAAAGATTTTAGTGGAGGAAGGAGAATTTAAGGGAGAAAAAGGAGCAGGGGAGTTTATCAGAAGAAAAATTGATCCTCAGTATTTGGAACGGTATGGTTTAAATTAG
- a CDS encoding cytosine permease, producing the protein MENEKSLGLRSPELLPTKDSERTLSLWDYTILWAGMTINIVAFSLGAQYYNGGDGLSPWMLILVVLLGYGLVTALTVLAGDIGTKYGVPFAVYSRAAFGYKGSYLAGLVRCVPCFYWFGFQTWVGACALNMIMGIVVPGFDNVTMMLLLFAAFQIINALFGMEAMAKFDWIAVPMLGIMFAAIVVTICKKYNVSVPDIMAVKAAGNYSIAFAVSGIAGGWITMALNGPDLARQIKRSDDYKNQGLLKRNERAILGQLIGLLAVGVIAMMVGMAAGVFTGEWDLNNVVYSLFSNHMFMLVFCFISIAFAQWSTNTAANLMPPAYILLNIFPKMKFWMTTIISGIIGLLMMPWKQQGGDFLVVIQSHFSTLLGPIIGIMLADYFFIRKTVLNVDDLYNAGGQYTYTKGFNMGAMVTMIISFGLSLLAGDYSFFAGLAISIVIYIVLKYSLQGTTQGNGLTGGVPPVRFSM; encoded by the coding sequence ATGGAAAATGAAAAGTCATTAGGGTTAAGAAGTCCGGAACTTCTGCCTACAAAAGATAGTGAGAGAACGCTGTCCCTTTGGGATTATACAATTTTATGGGCTGGAATGACAATTAATATTGTGGCTTTCAGCTTGGGGGCGCAATATTATAACGGGGGCGACGGTTTGTCGCCCTGGATGCTGATACTTGTGGTTTTGCTGGGATATGGCCTGGTTACAGCTCTCACAGTCCTGGCAGGAGATATTGGAACAAAGTACGGAGTGCCGTTTGCTGTGTACAGCAGGGCTGCCTTTGGATATAAAGGGTCGTACTTAGCGGGCCTGGTAAGATGCGTGCCGTGTTTTTACTGGTTTGGTTTCCAGACATGGGTGGGGGCCTGCGCTCTTAACATGATTATGGGAATTGTAGTGCCCGGATTTGACAATGTGACTATGATGCTTCTTCTATTTGCTGCATTTCAGATTATTAATGCATTATTTGGAATGGAGGCAATGGCAAAATTTGACTGGATTGCTGTTCCTATGCTGGGGATTATGTTTGCGGCTATTGTAGTTACAATCTGCAAGAAATATAATGTTTCAGTGCCGGATATTATGGCTGTAAAGGCGGCGGGAAATTATTCTATTGCCTTTGCAGTGTCCGGAATTGCCGGGGGATGGATTACAATGGCATTAAATGGCCCGGACTTAGCAAGGCAGATTAAAAGAAGCGATGATTATAAAAACCAAGGCTTACTTAAAAGAAATGAAAGAGCGATTTTAGGACAGCTGATCGGACTTTTGGCAGTAGGAGTTATTGCCATGATGGTAGGAATGGCGGCCGGCGTGTTTACAGGAGAGTGGGATTTAAACAATGTAGTTTACAGCCTGTTTTCCAATCATATGTTTATGCTGGTATTTTGCTTTATCTCCATAGCCTTTGCTCAGTGGTCCACAAATACGGCTGCCAACTTGATGCCGCCGGCATATATTCTTTTAAATATTTTCCCTAAAATGAAATTCTGGATGACCACTATTATTTCTGGCATTATAGGTCTTTTAATGATGCCATGGAAGCAGCAGGGAGGGGATTTCCTGGTAGTTATTCAGTCTCATTTTTCTACTTTGCTGGGGCCTATTATTGGTATTATGCTGGCTGATTATTTCTTTATAAGGAAAACAGTTCTAAATGTAGATGACCTTTACAATGCAGGAGGACAGTATACTTATACAAAAGGCTTTAACATGGGAGCCATGGTTACTATGATAATATCCTTTGGTCTTTCTCTGTTGGCAGGAGATTATTCCTTTTTCGCAGGACTGGCTATCAGCATAGTTATTTATATAGTATTAAAGTACAGTTTACAAGGGACTACACAGGGTAACGGTCTGACGGGAGGTGTGCCGCCCGTCAGATTTTCCATGTGA
- a CDS encoding amino acid ABC transporter ATP-binding protein gives MYLLEMNHIRKSFGDLEVIKDISLNVEEGEIVSIIGPSGSGKSTLLRCATMLETIDSGQIVYLGKKAAWSGENGQAVYAPKGELKEIQKSYGLVFQNFNLFPHFSVLKNIVHAPLCVQKRNKEQVYYEAEILLQKMGLSDKAEAYPCQLSGGQCQRVAIARALALNPKILFFDEPTSALDPELTGEVLKVIRSLADMDITMVIVTHEMAFARDISDRVIFMADGIIVEEGAPEDVFASNNERTQSFLGRYGELLQKNR, from the coding sequence ATGTATTTGCTGGAAATGAATCACATCCGAAAATCCTTTGGTGATCTGGAGGTTATAAAGGATATTTCCCTGAATGTAGAGGAAGGGGAAATCGTATCTATTATAGGGCCCTCAGGTTCAGGAAAATCCACCTTGCTCAGATGTGCCACAATGTTAGAAACTATTGACAGCGGGCAGATTGTATACCTGGGCAAAAAAGCTGCCTGGAGTGGGGAAAACGGCCAGGCGGTGTACGCGCCAAAGGGAGAGCTAAAAGAAATACAGAAAAGTTATGGGCTGGTATTTCAGAATTTTAATTTATTCCCTCATTTTTCCGTATTAAAAAATATTGTTCACGCACCTCTTTGCGTGCAGAAAAGAAATAAAGAGCAGGTATACTATGAGGCAGAGATTTTGCTTCAAAAAATGGGATTGTCAGATAAAGCAGAGGCATATCCCTGCCAGCTATCTGGAGGACAATGTCAAAGAGTGGCGATTGCCAGAGCCTTAGCCTTAAATCCTAAAATTTTGTTTTTTGACGAGCCCACCTCAGCCCTGGACCCTGAATTAACAGGGGAGGTTTTAAAGGTAATTCGTTCCCTGGCTGATATGGATATTACAATGGTGATTGTAACTCACGAAATGGCTTTTGCCAGAGACATTTCAGACAGAGTAATTTTTATGGCTGACGGAATTATTGTGGAGGAAGGCGCCCCGGAAGATGTGTTTGCCTCCAATAATGAGAGAACTCAAAGCTTTTTAGGCCGATATGGAGAGCTTTTGCAGAAAAATAGGTAA